A region of Alosa alosa isolate M-15738 ecotype Scorff River chromosome 17, AALO_Geno_1.1, whole genome shotgun sequence DNA encodes the following proteins:
- the LOC125310583 gene encoding uncharacterized protein LOC125310583 isoform X1 has protein sequence MSCGREVKCWRSRAANTFANDPTHCLIMQSETHCDPPSNLSHNGQSVGTTNGSQIPNPSMNQHHYIIGWQPQLFTQHGLHVLQTGHHGDGVNGRSSAEQTPVYLSVGPGCGTLTSGHNMASAGTQHCVQSQPMAMVQSQQTFLINTYKVRLHRGNQPQDKLNSDKSSSHSSPVSQSHQFSGSKQVQKPTMDQISSGISNHQKSFPRKVTLLIKQSDLVCAAKPEHVLKEQRTVVSCGDDRSQQSEQERNMIGRGMVQASSTLSTGQSGSSVLHISDGRFNGVKLANRSSLLASQSVFTTSLTSLQSTCCSSDNGVPSPPTIISHGLQSKYTSSQGLSTSLPTRSSAHISTSYPNSLPPDLSRPTQTRVDVRNMLVQTVQGQSKTHTQRAVAVVPPTLQQHPDDDERKKEKGDEQSIKIHSVWSDAAENTDENISKPGCHPSVIGIDGSDVKSSSDHKRVVNEGCHQTVVSFKKCVPNLSQSTEQKSDVAKHPKIKGSIVDLKSKTEEITTQPNQHATTNTHPEQNYGLLGSFRDSVKFSLRMLKELIANLEAEQIKQNGKSDDGSDLVHTLLDLYWGGSSYNYKTAKAEGVIENILQEATEFNIANDSVVFDGMKVEDLYQLKERFHIPKWDCNVSVSDDIFKSSSRGIEEKVGGLDKQSTENSFISETCSLLPPEHIETMVGVSMEDPHCSLSAKTLDKATDLESTGTNNAEDSQKPAISLSNLHVSDNEIVTDTEKNAFYSSNVPNIRKCKKQDDCGILELEKTPEKDYTISPKSPPDFAVKLTMLSEDIMKMFDCENNGKMKNLCENLSSTAPSTAEEPNQGFTKMKMQVLSPDEAKALFKLLYEDDKEGLCTSSPDTPHRHADDEDETGLVSLQKGNVNPDQIQAETVDGKTLDLSGGVLPCIFANNSGKGIHSHTITADKMVLDKNKLSLFKKVQHSSPEKTLTEEDAVKPRCLQPKSSNAQKSCGTTTLKKLSHGPTTSQKAKKGFLSSAKYVHGAKGVLHPHLLSKSNSCATLSVKDLARSNKRKWVEHGSEDQVTLVTSSPPKPSIVFSPMETSAKEKVLKNWESTFVPTNVKSRRLSVPSTKETSFSSSEFKPRRHEKT, from the coding sequence GAATACCTTTGCCAATGACCCGACACATTGCCTCATCATGCAGTCCGAAACTCACTGTGACCCTCCTAGCAATCTCTCCCACAATGGACAATCAGTCGGAACTACAAATGGAAGCCAAATCCCAAATCCCAGTATGAACCAACACCACTATATTATCGGGTGGCAGCCACAACTTTTCACACAGCATGGATTACACGTTCTACAGACTGGGCATCATGGAGATGGAGTTAATGGGAGGTCATCAGCAGAACAGACTCCTGTGTACTTATCTGTAGGTCCAGGTTGTGGCACTCTTACCAGTGGACACAACATGGCCTCAGCTGGAACCCAGCACTGTGTGCAGTCACAGCCCATGGCCATGGTACAAAGTCAACAGACATTCCTCATTAACACGTACAAAGTTCGCTTACACAGAGGTAATCAGCCACAGGACAAGTTAAACAGTGACAAGAGTTCCTCCCATTCATCTCCTGTTTCTCAATCTCACCAATTCAGTGGTTCAAAGCAAGTTCAAAAGCCCACCATGGATCAGATCTCCAGTGGGATCTCGAATCACCAAAAAAGTTTTCCAAGAAAAGTTACTCTTCTCATCAAGCAGAGTGACTTGGTTTGTGCTGCTAAACCAGAGCATGTCCTTAAGGAACAAAGAACTGTTGTTTCATGTGGAGATGACCGTTCACAACAGTCTGAGCAAGAGCGCAACATGATTGGGAGGGGAATGGTACAGGCATCCTCAACTTTATCTACAGGACAATCAGGGAGCTCAGTTCTTCACATAAGTGACGGTCGCTTTAATGGTGTGAAATTAGCTAACAGGTCATCTTTGTTAGCTTCTCAGTCTGTCTTCACTACCAGTTTGACTAGCTTGCAATCCACCTGCTGCTCATCTGATAACGGTGTCCCTTCTCCGCCTACCATCATTTCCCATGGTCTTCAGTCAAAGTATACCTCTTCTCAGGGTTTGAGTACTTCCCTCCCGACGAGGAGTAGTGCACATATTTCCACCTCCTACCCCAATAGCCTTCCTCCTGATCTTTCCAGGCCCACTCAGACCCGTGTTGATGTTAGAAACATGCTGGTGCAAACAGTCCAAGGACAATCGAAAACACATACGCAAAGGGCTGTTGCGGTTGTCCCTCCTACATTACAACAGCATCCTGATGatgatgaaagaaaaaaagaaaagggtgATGAACAATCTATTAAGATACATAGTGTTTGGTCAGACGCTGCAGAAAACACAGATGAAAATATATCTAAGCCTGGTTGTCATCCTTCAGTAATTGGCATTGATGGGTCTGATGTGAAGTCCTCATCTGATCACAAGAGAGTAGTAAATGAAGGCTGCCATCAAACTGTTGTCTCGTTTAAAAAATGTGTGCCTAACTTGTCACAATCAACAGAACAGAAATCTGATGTAGCAAAACATCCAAAAATAAAGGGGAGCATTGTCGATCTGAAATCAAAGACAGAGGAGATCACCACCCAACCAAACCAACATGCCACAACCAACACTCATCCAGAACAAAATTACGGACTATTAGGTTCCTTCAGAGACTCTGTAAAGTTTAGTCTTAGGATGTTGAAAGAGTTGATTGCTAATCTTGAAGCAGAACAAATCAAGCAAAACGGCAAGAGTGATGATGGCTCAGACCTTGTGCATACTTTACTTGACCTTTACTGGGGTGGAAGTTCTTATAACTACAAGACTGCAAAAGCAGAAGGTGTCATTGAGAATATACTGCAAGAAGCCACCGAGTTTAACATTGCAAATGATTCTGTGGTTTTTGATGGCATGAAAGTGGAGGATTTATATCAGTTAAAAGAAAGATTTCACATTCCTAAGTGGGATTGCAATGTTTCAGTGTCGGATGATATCTTTAAGTCATCTTCAAGAGGCATTGAGGAAAAAGTAGGAGGGCTTGACAAACAATCTACAGAGAACAGTTTTATCTCTGAAACCTGTTCGCTATTACCACCAGAGCACATTGAGACCATGGTAGGTGTATCTATGGAAGATCCTCATTGTTCCCTATCAGCCAAAACTTTGGACAAAGCCACTGATCTTGAGAGTACTGGCACAAATAATGCAGAAGATTCCCAAAAGCCAGCCATTAGCCTTTCAAATCTGCATGTTTCTGACAATGAAATTGTCACtgacacagaaaaaaatgctTTTTATAGCAGCAATGTTCCAAACATCCGTAAGTGTAAAAAACAGGATGATTGTGGTATCCTTGAGCTGGAGAAAACACCAGAGAAGGACTACACAATAAGTCCAAAGTCCCCTCCAGATTTTGCAGTGAAATTAACCATGCTGTCTGAGGACATAATGAAAATGTTTGACTGTGAGAATAATGGCAAGATGAAAAATCTCTGTGAGAACCTGTCTTCAACAGCACCAAGCACGGCTGAAGAACCAAATCAAGGCTTTACCAAAATGAAGATGCAAGTGTTGTCACCAGATGAGGCAAAGGCCCTCTTTAAGCTATTATATGAAGATGACAAAGAGGGGTTGTGTACATCTTCTCCTGACACACCTCATAGGCATgcagatgatgaggatgagacaggGCTTGTTTCTCTGCAAAAGGGTAATGTAAACCCAGATCAGATCCAAGCAGAAACTGTTGATGGCAAAACTCTAGACTTGTCAGGTGGTGTTTTGCCATGTATTTTCGCTAACAATTCAGGTAAAGggattcacagccacacaattacAGCAGACAAGATGGTACTTGACAAGAACAAGTTATCATTGTTTAAAAAGGTGCAGCATAGTTCTCCTGAAAAAACCCTAACTGAAGAGGATGCAGTGAAACCAAGGTGTCTCCAACCCAAAAGCAGTAATGCACAGAAATCATGTGGTACAACAACCCTCAAAAAGCTATCCCATGGTCCAACAACCTCCCAGAAGGCTAAGAAAGGTTTTCTTTCATCAGCCAAATATGTGCATGGAGCAAAAGGGGTGCTGCATCCACACCTTCTCTCAAAATCCAACAGTTGTGCCACACTTTCTGTAAAGGATCTTGCCAGAAGCAATAAAAGGAAATGGGTTGAACATGGTAGTGAAGATCAAGTAACATTAGTCACATCCTCACCACCCAAACCTTCAATTGTTTTCTCACCAATGGAAACATCTGCTAAGGAAAAGGTCCTCAAAAATTGGGAGAGCACCTTTGTGCCAACAAATGTTAAGTCAAGAAGACTGTCTGTCCCTAGTACAAAGGAGACATCCTTCAGTTCATCAGAGTTTAAACCTAGAAGACATGAGAAGACATGA
- the LOC125310583 gene encoding uncharacterized protein LOC125310583 isoform X2, with protein sequence MQSETHCDPPSNLSHNGQSVGTTNGSQIPNPSMNQHHYIIGWQPQLFTQHGLHVLQTGHHGDGVNGRSSAEQTPVYLSVGPGCGTLTSGHNMASAGTQHCVQSQPMAMVQSQQTFLINTYKVRLHRGNQPQDKLNSDKSSSHSSPVSQSHQFSGSKQVQKPTMDQISSGISNHQKSFPRKVTLLIKQSDLVCAAKPEHVLKEQRTVVSCGDDRSQQSEQERNMIGRGMVQASSTLSTGQSGSSVLHISDGRFNGVKLANRSSLLASQSVFTTSLTSLQSTCCSSDNGVPSPPTIISHGLQSKYTSSQGLSTSLPTRSSAHISTSYPNSLPPDLSRPTQTRVDVRNMLVQTVQGQSKTHTQRAVAVVPPTLQQHPDDDERKKEKGDEQSIKIHSVWSDAAENTDENISKPGCHPSVIGIDGSDVKSSSDHKRVVNEGCHQTVVSFKKCVPNLSQSTEQKSDVAKHPKIKGSIVDLKSKTEEITTQPNQHATTNTHPEQNYGLLGSFRDSVKFSLRMLKELIANLEAEQIKQNGKSDDGSDLVHTLLDLYWGGSSYNYKTAKAEGVIENILQEATEFNIANDSVVFDGMKVEDLYQLKERFHIPKWDCNVSVSDDIFKSSSRGIEEKVGGLDKQSTENSFISETCSLLPPEHIETMVGVSMEDPHCSLSAKTLDKATDLESTGTNNAEDSQKPAISLSNLHVSDNEIVTDTEKNAFYSSNVPNIRKCKKQDDCGILELEKTPEKDYTISPKSPPDFAVKLTMLSEDIMKMFDCENNGKMKNLCENLSSTAPSTAEEPNQGFTKMKMQVLSPDEAKALFKLLYEDDKEGLCTSSPDTPHRHADDEDETGLVSLQKGNVNPDQIQAETVDGKTLDLSGGVLPCIFANNSGKGIHSHTITADKMVLDKNKLSLFKKVQHSSPEKTLTEEDAVKPRCLQPKSSNAQKSCGTTTLKKLSHGPTTSQKAKKGFLSSAKYVHGAKGVLHPHLLSKSNSCATLSVKDLARSNKRKWVEHGSEDQVTLVTSSPPKPSIVFSPMETSAKEKVLKNWESTFVPTNVKSRRLSVPSTKETSFSSSEFKPRRHEKT encoded by the coding sequence ATGCAGTCCGAAACTCACTGTGACCCTCCTAGCAATCTCTCCCACAATGGACAATCAGTCGGAACTACAAATGGAAGCCAAATCCCAAATCCCAGTATGAACCAACACCACTATATTATCGGGTGGCAGCCACAACTTTTCACACAGCATGGATTACACGTTCTACAGACTGGGCATCATGGAGATGGAGTTAATGGGAGGTCATCAGCAGAACAGACTCCTGTGTACTTATCTGTAGGTCCAGGTTGTGGCACTCTTACCAGTGGACACAACATGGCCTCAGCTGGAACCCAGCACTGTGTGCAGTCACAGCCCATGGCCATGGTACAAAGTCAACAGACATTCCTCATTAACACGTACAAAGTTCGCTTACACAGAGGTAATCAGCCACAGGACAAGTTAAACAGTGACAAGAGTTCCTCCCATTCATCTCCTGTTTCTCAATCTCACCAATTCAGTGGTTCAAAGCAAGTTCAAAAGCCCACCATGGATCAGATCTCCAGTGGGATCTCGAATCACCAAAAAAGTTTTCCAAGAAAAGTTACTCTTCTCATCAAGCAGAGTGACTTGGTTTGTGCTGCTAAACCAGAGCATGTCCTTAAGGAACAAAGAACTGTTGTTTCATGTGGAGATGACCGTTCACAACAGTCTGAGCAAGAGCGCAACATGATTGGGAGGGGAATGGTACAGGCATCCTCAACTTTATCTACAGGACAATCAGGGAGCTCAGTTCTTCACATAAGTGACGGTCGCTTTAATGGTGTGAAATTAGCTAACAGGTCATCTTTGTTAGCTTCTCAGTCTGTCTTCACTACCAGTTTGACTAGCTTGCAATCCACCTGCTGCTCATCTGATAACGGTGTCCCTTCTCCGCCTACCATCATTTCCCATGGTCTTCAGTCAAAGTATACCTCTTCTCAGGGTTTGAGTACTTCCCTCCCGACGAGGAGTAGTGCACATATTTCCACCTCCTACCCCAATAGCCTTCCTCCTGATCTTTCCAGGCCCACTCAGACCCGTGTTGATGTTAGAAACATGCTGGTGCAAACAGTCCAAGGACAATCGAAAACACATACGCAAAGGGCTGTTGCGGTTGTCCCTCCTACATTACAACAGCATCCTGATGatgatgaaagaaaaaaagaaaagggtgATGAACAATCTATTAAGATACATAGTGTTTGGTCAGACGCTGCAGAAAACACAGATGAAAATATATCTAAGCCTGGTTGTCATCCTTCAGTAATTGGCATTGATGGGTCTGATGTGAAGTCCTCATCTGATCACAAGAGAGTAGTAAATGAAGGCTGCCATCAAACTGTTGTCTCGTTTAAAAAATGTGTGCCTAACTTGTCACAATCAACAGAACAGAAATCTGATGTAGCAAAACATCCAAAAATAAAGGGGAGCATTGTCGATCTGAAATCAAAGACAGAGGAGATCACCACCCAACCAAACCAACATGCCACAACCAACACTCATCCAGAACAAAATTACGGACTATTAGGTTCCTTCAGAGACTCTGTAAAGTTTAGTCTTAGGATGTTGAAAGAGTTGATTGCTAATCTTGAAGCAGAACAAATCAAGCAAAACGGCAAGAGTGATGATGGCTCAGACCTTGTGCATACTTTACTTGACCTTTACTGGGGTGGAAGTTCTTATAACTACAAGACTGCAAAAGCAGAAGGTGTCATTGAGAATATACTGCAAGAAGCCACCGAGTTTAACATTGCAAATGATTCTGTGGTTTTTGATGGCATGAAAGTGGAGGATTTATATCAGTTAAAAGAAAGATTTCACATTCCTAAGTGGGATTGCAATGTTTCAGTGTCGGATGATATCTTTAAGTCATCTTCAAGAGGCATTGAGGAAAAAGTAGGAGGGCTTGACAAACAATCTACAGAGAACAGTTTTATCTCTGAAACCTGTTCGCTATTACCACCAGAGCACATTGAGACCATGGTAGGTGTATCTATGGAAGATCCTCATTGTTCCCTATCAGCCAAAACTTTGGACAAAGCCACTGATCTTGAGAGTACTGGCACAAATAATGCAGAAGATTCCCAAAAGCCAGCCATTAGCCTTTCAAATCTGCATGTTTCTGACAATGAAATTGTCACtgacacagaaaaaaatgctTTTTATAGCAGCAATGTTCCAAACATCCGTAAGTGTAAAAAACAGGATGATTGTGGTATCCTTGAGCTGGAGAAAACACCAGAGAAGGACTACACAATAAGTCCAAAGTCCCCTCCAGATTTTGCAGTGAAATTAACCATGCTGTCTGAGGACATAATGAAAATGTTTGACTGTGAGAATAATGGCAAGATGAAAAATCTCTGTGAGAACCTGTCTTCAACAGCACCAAGCACGGCTGAAGAACCAAATCAAGGCTTTACCAAAATGAAGATGCAAGTGTTGTCACCAGATGAGGCAAAGGCCCTCTTTAAGCTATTATATGAAGATGACAAAGAGGGGTTGTGTACATCTTCTCCTGACACACCTCATAGGCATgcagatgatgaggatgagacaggGCTTGTTTCTCTGCAAAAGGGTAATGTAAACCCAGATCAGATCCAAGCAGAAACTGTTGATGGCAAAACTCTAGACTTGTCAGGTGGTGTTTTGCCATGTATTTTCGCTAACAATTCAGGTAAAGggattcacagccacacaattacAGCAGACAAGATGGTACTTGACAAGAACAAGTTATCATTGTTTAAAAAGGTGCAGCATAGTTCTCCTGAAAAAACCCTAACTGAAGAGGATGCAGTGAAACCAAGGTGTCTCCAACCCAAAAGCAGTAATGCACAGAAATCATGTGGTACAACAACCCTCAAAAAGCTATCCCATGGTCCAACAACCTCCCAGAAGGCTAAGAAAGGTTTTCTTTCATCAGCCAAATATGTGCATGGAGCAAAAGGGGTGCTGCATCCACACCTTCTCTCAAAATCCAACAGTTGTGCCACACTTTCTGTAAAGGATCTTGCCAGAAGCAATAAAAGGAAATGGGTTGAACATGGTAGTGAAGATCAAGTAACATTAGTCACATCCTCACCACCCAAACCTTCAATTGTTTTCTCACCAATGGAAACATCTGCTAAGGAAAAGGTCCTCAAAAATTGGGAGAGCACCTTTGTGCCAACAAATGTTAAGTCAAGAAGACTGTCTGTCCCTAGTACAAAGGAGACATCCTTCAGTTCATCAGAGTTTAAACCTAGAAGACATGAGAAGACATGA